The region GCCGCCGTCGTCGCCCATAACCGTCTGCTTCGTTTATTTATTCGCCCTTTTTAACCGCATCAGGAGTGTACTTTGACCATCAAGCTCTATGGTATTAAAAATTGTGACACCATCAAAAAAGCCCGTAAATGGTTAGCTGAACGCGAGATTTCCTACCAATTTATTGATCACCGCATTGATGGTTTAGACCCAGCACAGCTTAAAGCGTGGCTCGCCCAATTGGGCTGGGAAGCAGTACTCAATAAAAGAGGCACCACTTATCGCGCCTTAACCGAACAGCAAAAAACGGACTTAAATTCCGAGACCGCCTTCGAGTTGCTGCTCGCTCAGCCGGCCATGATCAAGCGCCCGCTGTTGCAGGTAAACGACCAGCTTTATCTGGGGTTTAATGACACCTTATACAGTGAGCTGTTTTCGCAGTAAATGCGCCAACCTAACCGAGGAGCCTTGCCTGATATGGAAGCCAATAGCCTGCTGGGCTTAAACGACGACCATGTGGTGGCGTTAAACGAACCCGGCCATAGGTTGCACCCTGACGCCAAAGTCGCCTTTATGGCCATGCAAGCGGCAGCGGCACGGGCGGGCTTTAATTTGCAGCCCGCTTCTAGCTATCGCAACTTTAATAGGCAACTCGCCATTTGGAATGCGAAATATGAAGGCCTTCGCCCAGTATTAGACGCCAGCAGCCAGCCGCTCGACACTTTAAGCTTAACGCCCAGCCAACGTATTGACGCCATCTTGCATTGGAGCGCCCTGCCCGGCACCAGCCGCCACCATTGGGGCAGTGATGTGGATGTGTACGATCCTACTTTATTGCCCGCCAGTACCAAGCTGGCACTTGAACCTTGGGAATATGAAGCGGACGGTTATTTTTATCCGCTCAGCCTGTGGTTAAACGCGAATATGGCGCGCTTTGGCTTTTATCTGCCTTTTGCCAACGCCAACGGCGGCGTGGCCATCGAGCCTTGGCATTTGAGTTATCGCCCCGTGGCCGAGATGTGTGCCGGCCAGCTAACACCTGCGCTCGTTGCTGAGGCGCTCAGTGGTCAGCAAATTAACGGAAAAGCGCATATCCTTAAGCAACTGGACGAGATTTTTACGCGTTTTATTAGCCACGCTACTATTGATCATCCTATTATTCCCTACACTAATATTGCCGCTACCAAGGAGTAACGTATGAGTACTTGGCTATGGATTGCACTGCCGCTGTTGTTTATTGTTGGGCTGTTTGTGAGTGCGCTTAAAGACACCAAGCGGGTTGAACGCGTGGTGAAGAAAAACCGCGATAAAATGCAGTTAAAAGATTGGGATCAAGAAGAGAAAAAAGACAAAGCCAAAGAAGAAAACTGGGGAGTACCGCCCGCTCCTCCTGGTGAGTATCACCCAGAAGACGATCAAGATAAAAAGCAGTAACAGCGCCGAGCTAACAACAAACACCGTCTTGGGTAGAAGCCGCTTTAGCCGGCTGGTTTTGTGCAGCAAAACGTGGAATTTGTACATCAGTTCCGGCGTTGCAGGATTTAACAGTTAAAGCTGCTACAAGGGCAGTTGGGATTTGCCGACCAGCGCAGCAATGGCCTTTAAAAATGCCGCGCTGTGCGTCTATATTTAATGCCCTTTTTATACCGCCGCCAACACCTGCTGCAATGGCGTATGGCTTAAACCATGCGCTTCGGCAACCGCAGGGCAAATAACTAGGCCTTCATGCACATTCAGCCCTTGAGCCAAATGCGCATCTTGACGTAACGCTGCTTGCCAACCCAAGTTAGCCAAAGCCTTAACGTAAGGCAGGGTGGCATTGGTCAGCGCAAACGTAGACGTATAAGCCACGGCGCCTGGCATATTAGCCACACAATAATGCACCACGCCGTCCACTTCATAGGTGGGGTCTTGATGAGTGGTCACGCGGCTGGTTTCAAAACAGCCACCTTGATCGATCGCCACATCCACCATGACCGCGCCTTTAGGCATTAATGCCAGCATCTGCTTGGTCACTAACTTTGGCGCGGCAGCACCGGGGATCAACACAGCGCCAATCACCAGCTCGCTGCGTGATAACTCACGTTCTATGTTATCCACGGTCGAATACAAGGTTTTAAGATTGGGCCCATAGAGGGCATCCAGCTCTTTTAAACGCGTAAGCGAAGAGTCCACTAAGGTCACATCTGCACCTAAACCCATGGCCATGCGCGCCGCGTTCACGCCCACTACACCACCGCCCAACACTAATACCCGTGCCGGTGATACACCGGGTACGCCACCGAGCAAGACACCGCGCCCGCCTTGGGCTTTTTCCAGACAATGCGCACCTGCTTGAATGGCCATGCGCCCCGCCACTTCGCTCATCGGCGCCAATAAAGGCAAACCGCCCTTATGGTCGGTGACAGTTTCATAGGCAATGGCCGTGCAACCTGAGGCCAGTAAGCTCTGGGTTTGCGCTAAATCAGGCGCCAAGTGTAGGTAAGTAAACAATACCTGTCCGGCTCTCAGTTGTTGGCATTCGTGAGGCTGGGGCTCTTTAACCTTGATGATCAAATCGCATCTGGCGTAAATATCACGGGCATCCGCCACCAGCTCGGCCCCGGCAGTGGCATACTCTGCATCCGCCAAGCCAATGCCAGCACCGGCACCGCACTCCACCAAGACCTGATGGCCATCGAGCACCAACTCTTTTACGCCACCGGGTGTTAGCCCTACCCGATATTCATGATTTTTAATTTCTCTTGGAACCCCGATGAACATCTTTGCCTCTGTGAGCATATCTGAATGACGCCATTATAGCGCAGCGCAAGCACAAAGCAGCTGCCTTAATACGGCTGGACTCGTTTGACACCCTTCTGCTTGGCTTGGCTAATGGCTGGAATAGTTTTCAAGATGGCACAGCTCAGAGAGGGTTGCGCCATAAGGTTATGTTTCAGTGAGGGGTAATGTGGTGTGCCCTTGTGATAAAGCTCAAGAGTATGGCGGCTTAGCATTGCTGACACGGCTGAAATATGCTCAATTTAGCTTATGATTTATTTAACTGGCGCAGGGAGGGAGCGATATGGAACAACTGGAGTTCTTTGACGTCCCTAGCCCCTGTATTAGTGTGTGTCAGGTGAATAATAGAGGCTATTGCAAAGGCTGCTTTCGCAGCCGAGATGAGCGCTTTAATTGGCTAAAATTTAGTGCGGGCCAAAAGCGTGAAGTGATCCGCTTATGCCAAGACCGCAAACGACGCGTGCTGGCGGCGGCCCGTAAAAAACAGCTTGAGCTGGCGTTTGACGACGAACAAACTCCACCACAAGATTCACTGCCGCTTTAAGCCTGCTGTTTATCCCATCTTTTGTAACGTTTTTGTTGTGTGGCCCTGTTGTAGGTTAAGGGTATTAGCCACGGATTTTGTTGGTTTTCCCTTGTAGGAGCCAATTTATTCGGCTCAGTTTGCTTTGGTTTTAAATCCGCCAGCTACGCTGGCCCGGCGAGGTCCTCTTTATCAAAGAGACGGCCGGCTACAGGTACACAAAAGTGCCGGTTACAAGTGATCTGTTCTTCGCCCTTCATTCAACATTGGTTTTCCAACCCTAGCCGCTCGCGCATTAACTCACTAATAAACTTGGCGGGCTCGGCTTCTAAATGCAGATGATGACTGCCCTTTAACGTGTGCAAGGTTAAATCAGGCACCTGCTCTAACATGGGTTGAATGAGCACCAGCTCTTCGCCGCGCTCGGCCATCACCAACAATACCGGCATGCTCAGTTGCTGCACAAAGGCCTGTAATTGCGACTCACACATACGCAGTAACGACGGCTGCGTTAGCGCCATATCAGAACGCCACACCCAGCCCTGATCCGTTTGTTGTAAACCGCGCTCCAATAATGCGATGGCGGCACTTTCACTCACCGGCCAACGGCTGTTCACCCGTGCCGCCACCGCTTGCTCAAAGCTGGCATAAGGCTTAAGACGGCGCGAACTTAAGCGCGCACCGCGACGCACGGCTTTGGCCATTAATTGCGGCAATTCTTCAACGGGATAGGTTAAGGGCACTAAACCATCAATTAAAAACAGCTGACTAATGCGCTCAGGAAAGGCACCGGCTAACAGGGTCGCCACGCCGGCACCCAATGAATGACCGAGCAAGGCCACTTGTTTAAGCTTTAGCTCATCGAGCAGCGCATACACATCTGCCACATGATCCCAGCTGCAATAACTCTGGCCGCCGCTCAAGTGATCGGAAAACCCGTGCCCCGCAAAGTCTAACGCTATGATGCGCAGTTCAGGTAAATTCTCAGCAAGCAAGCTAAAGCTGGCCGCATTATCCAGCCAACCGTGTAATGCCACTACTGGCACGCCATCCGCTGGCCCCCACTCCATCACCGCTAACTGGCGGCCATGATGGGTAAACTGCCAATTTTTATAACGAACAGTCACGGCTAAGGTTTCCAAGATTCAGGGTATTTATAGCCCTCGAAGCGCTTAACTGCGTAGTCTTTAAAGGCCGTGGAGTTATAGGCGTCAATGACGTCTTGTACAAAGGGCGCGTCTTGATCGGCGCTGCGCACCACTACCCAGTTAATAAAGTCATAACTACGTTCTAAAAACAGGCCGTCGGTAAAGGCAATGCCGCTTGAGGCGGCATAGTTACCATTGATCACCGCAAAATCCACGTCGGCACGGGCACGCGGCAGCTGTGCCGCTTCCAACATCAGCAACTTAATGCCTTTATTGTTTTCGGCAATATCAAACTCACTGGCCTTTAACGGGTCGATATCAGCTTTTAAGGTGATCCAGCCTAAATCTGCCAGCATCAACAGCGCGCGGGCCTGATTACTGGGGTCGTTGGGAATAGCCACAGTACTGCCAGTTTTTACTTTATCAAGCATATGTAGCTTTCCAGCGTACACACCCATGGGCCCGGTGGGCACCTGAGTAATAGGACTTAATTCCAGCTGGCGGTCTTTAATAAAGCTCTCAAGGTAAGGTTGGTGCTGAAAGCAGTTCACATCAATGGAGCCTTCGGACAAGGCAATATTGGGCATCACATAATCGGTAAATTCCACCAGCTTCACTTTATAACCTTGCTGCTCTAAATAAGGCTTTACCGACTCGGTGACCATATCGGCAAAATCGCCCACTGTAGTGCCAATCACAATTTCTTTTTTATCCGTATCAATCGCCAGCACAGATCCAGAAAATGCCGCCAAGGCGAACGCCAATAGCGAACCACGAAATAGAGATGAAGACATGATGATTCCTTAAAATAGAGAAAGCAGCGCCGGGCACCCAGCACCAAGTGCCTAGCTAAAAACTAAAACGAGATCCTGACGTGCAACCGGATGACGGCATAAAGATAAGCACCCGTTTTTGTTTAGCTTGGTGCTTAGCGCTCCGCGCTATCGTTAATCCCAGTTGCTTGCGGCTTGGGTGTCGCTGTCTTTGGCTTCAACCCAAACGGCACCTTGGGTGGTTTGTTCTTTTTTCCAAAATGGCGCTTGGGTTTTTAAGTAATCCATCATGAACTGGCAAGCAGCGAAGGCGGCGTCCCTGTGTTGGCTGGCCACGCCGACAAACACAATTTGATCGCCCAGCGCTAACGCTCCTACGCGGTGGATAACTTTGCAGCCTAATAATGGCCAGCGCGCTTGGGCTTGTTCAACAATACCGTGCAGTGCTTTTTCAGTCATGCCCGGATAATGCTCCAGCGTCAATCCACTCACCAGCGCGCCGTCGTTCATCTCACGCACCTTACCGACAAAGGTCACTACGGCACCGGTTTGATGCGACTCACTTAAGGCGGCGTATTCCGCGGCCATATCAAAGTCAGCTGTTTGCACCTGAACTTGAGTTTGCACCTGAACTTGAGTCTGGCTCATATTAGCCCCCAGTCACCGGCGGGAAAAAGGCGACTTCGTCCCCGTCTTTAATGGCTGAGGTCAGCGGCACTATGGTGTGATTAACGCCCACCAACAGCTTATTCACCGCCAATGCACTGGTCCAAGGCTCACCTTGGGCCGTTAAATGTAGGCGCAGTGCTTCCACAGTCGCAAATTCATCCGCCACCGTGATGTGATCTTGGCCTAATTGCTCGCGAATTTTGGCAAAAAATAACACCCGAATACTCATGCGTTAAAATCTCCTGACTTACCGCCGCGCTTTTCTAACAAGCGAACGCCATCGATAATCATGTCTTTTTGCACCGCCTTGCACATGTCATAAATGGTCAAGGCTGCGATAGAGGCAGCGGTGAGCGCTTCCATTTCTACGCCAGTTTGGCCGGCTAACTTGCAATAGCTTTGAATATGCACTCCGCCGCGTTCTGCATTAGGGGTGAGCTGCACTTCAACCTTAGACAAGGCTAAGGGATGACAGAGCGGAATAAGCTCGGCGGTTTTTTTGGCCGCCATAATGCCGGCGATGCGCGCGGTGGCAAACACATCGCCTTTATGATGCTGACCATTAACGATCAGCGCCAACGTTTCCTTTGCCATCAATACCCAAGCTTCGGCGCGGGCTTCACGCACGGTCACCGCCTTATCGCTCACGTCCACCATGTTGGCCTCGCCTGAGGCATTAATGTGCGTTAATTCGCTGATAACTTCACTCATGCGGTTACTCTACTTCAATAAGATGCTGCACAAAGTTGCAGGGTTTATGACGGGAGTCCAACTGCTCGGCTAAAATGCCAGTCCAGCCGGTACGGCAAGCACCGGTAGAGCCTGGCAGGCAAAAAATGGCGGTGCGATTGGCCAATCCCCCCAAAGCACGGCTTTGTACGGTAGAGGTGCCCAGCTCTTGATAGGTAAGGTGGCGAAACAATTCACCAAAGCCATCAATGTGGCTATCAAGTAACGGCGCTATTGCCTCAGGCGTGGTATCGCGGCCAGTAAAACCCGTGCCGCCGGTGATCAACACTACTTGTACCTCTGGACTGGCTATCCAGCCGGATACGCGCGCGCGCAGCTGATATTTATCGTCTTTGAGAATGGCTTTATCGGCCAACTGATGACCCGCTTGCGTAATGGCCTTCACCAAATACTGGCCCGAGGTATCTGTGCTTTCATCACGGGTATCCGATACGGTCAACACGGCAATCTTTAGCGGCACAAAAGCCAAGTCGGCATGACTCATTACATCCTCACTTATTTATTATTATTTATTTAAGTACAGCGCCGAGCGCACAACAGAAGGCATCAAACGGAAATATTTAAAATAATCCAGTTATGCTGGCCTTACAGCTTAAACCTTCTTTCAAGCCGTCTTCCTGGCGCAAGTCAGGATCTCGCTTTTTTCTTTAAATCTAAGAACGAGATACCGGGGCAGGCCCGGTAAGACGGCTAAGTAAATCTCTAAACTCATCCAGCTACGCTGGCCTTACAGCTTAAATCCTCTTTCAAGCCGTCTTCCTGACGCAAGTCAGGATCTCGCTTTTTTCTTTAAATCTAAGAACGAGATACCGGGGCAGGCCCGGTAAGACGGCTAAGTAAATCTCTAAACTCATCCAGCTACGCTAGCCCGCCGAAGTTTAAGTTTTGCTGTACAAAACCGGCCAGCTAAAGCGGCCTCTACCAAAGACGCTGCTTGTTGTTAGCTCGGCGCTCCGTTAGCCCTTCATTCAACATGGCTCGAAGAGCTTACCCCCCAATCGATGCTAAATTTGGCGTCATGCCGCTGTGGCCTTCGTGCAGGAAGTGGGTGGCTTTTTTATCCACTAAGGCGTCGCTCAAGCGCTGTTGTAAGCTGCCAATTTGGCTGTCGTCTGTCAGCAAATCACGTAAGTCCACGCCGTAGTCACCAAATAAGCACAGGTGTAGCTTGCCTAACGACGACACTCTTAATCGATTGCAGCTGGCACAAAAGTCTTTGCTATAAGGCATGATCAGGCCAATTTCGCCTTGATAATCCGGATGATAAAACACCTCGGCGGGCCCATCGTTAAAGGCCCTTATTTTTTGCTGCCAACCCTGTTGCAGTAGCTGTGCTTTGATCACAGCACCGCGCACGTGATGACGGTCAAACAGCTCGTCCATCTCGCCGGTTTTCATCAGTTCAATAAAGCGCAATTGAATGGGATTGTGTTTGATCCAGCCCAAAAATTGGCCTAAATCGCCGTCATTGAGGCCGCGCATCAGCACGGCGTTCACCTTCACCTGAGTAAATCCCGCCTCCACGGCCGCATCTATGCCGGCCATCACTTCATGAAAGCGGTTTTGACCGGTGATCTGGTGAAACATGCGCGGATCTAAGCTGTCCACGCTAACGTTGATGGCAGTTAGTCCTGCTTGGCGCCACTCTTTCGCAAATTTGGCCATACGATAACCGTTAGTGGTCATGGCCACTTTTTCAATACCAGGAGTATTGGCCACGGTTTCGATGATTTGGGTAAAATCTTTGCGTAATGAGGGCTCACCGCCAGTGAGGCGCACCTTGCTGGTGCCCATGGCGGCAAAAGCACGGGTAAGACGGGCAATTTCTGCCACAGTGATGAAGGATTTTCGGCCCTCCGGTTTATAACCATCGGGCAAACAATACTGACATTTAAAGTTACAGACATCCGTGATGGATAATCGCAGATACTGAAACTTGCGCGCGAACGCATCTTCTAATTTCAACATAAAACACCTTTCCAATACGGGAGGCTGGGGCATTTCTCCCCCAACCCTTACAGCACTTGGCTGAGCGGTCTGGCCACCCTATTGCCATTGTGTAACATGGCAACGTAGACAGTTCAGACTCGGAGTTTTTGAGATTGTCTTTTTTTGACACTGTTTTTTTTAAAACTACCTTTCGACACCTTTTTGCGTGAGCTAGTTTTATTTTTCTACTCTTCACCTTAAAGACAAAGTTAGCTTTAGATCAAGATAAACTTAAACCCCGCAGCAACTCTGGGATCTCCGCCACATCTGCTCACGGCTTTATTCCATAAACAACAATAAAATGCTTCGCATAATGAGGGCGTTTCGCATTGTGCAGCTGCATATTATCTCCTTACCATCACCAAAGCGAGTAAACACTGGCCTTTGCAAGTTGGCACGGATATTTCATATAAGAGGTCAGTTGTTTTTATCCCGTGCTCTCTTCAGCTTAGGCTGAAGTTCGGCCAACCTGCTTGGGTTGGCCATTTTTTTTGCCTTAATTACTAACGCGTCTCATTTAAACGTGCATCTACGTTCTGCAAAGTAGCATCCAGTGCCGCTTGCCAAGCCGCATATTGCTCCGCCACCAAATCCGCATCGCCCTGCTGGCAGCTTTGCTCTAGCTTTTCACTTAAATACTGGC is a window of Oceanisphaera sp. IT1-181 DNA encoding:
- a CDS encoding M15 family metallopeptidase, with the protein product MEANSLLGLNDDHVVALNEPGHRLHPDAKVAFMAMQAAAARAGFNLQPASSYRNFNRQLAIWNAKYEGLRPVLDASSQPLDTLSLTPSQRIDAILHWSALPGTSRHHWGSDVDVYDPTLLPASTKLALEPWEYEADGYFYPLSLWLNANMARFGFYLPFANANGGVAIEPWHLSYRPVAEMCAGQLTPALVAEALSGQQINGKAHILKQLDEIFTRFISHATIDHPIIPYTNIAATKE
- the moaD gene encoding molybdopterin synthase sulfur carrier subunit, yielding MSIRVLFFAKIREQLGQDHITVADEFATVEALRLHLTAQGEPWTSALAVNKLLVGVNHTIVPLTSAIKDGDEVAFFPPVTGG
- the moaA gene encoding GTP 3',8-cyclase MoaA, producing MLKLEDAFARKFQYLRLSITDVCNFKCQYCLPDGYKPEGRKSFITVAEIARLTRAFAAMGTSKVRLTGGEPSLRKDFTQIIETVANTPGIEKVAMTTNGYRMAKFAKEWRQAGLTAINVSVDSLDPRMFHQITGQNRFHEVMAGIDAAVEAGFTQVKVNAVLMRGLNDGDLGQFLGWIKHNPIQLRFIELMKTGEMDELFDRHHVRGAVIKAQLLQQGWQQKIRAFNDGPAEVFYHPDYQGEIGLIMPYSKDFCASCNRLRVSSLGKLHLCLFGDYGVDLRDLLTDDSQIGSLQQRLSDALVDKKATHFLHEGHSGMTPNLASIGG
- a CDS encoding alpha/beta hydrolase → MTVRYKNWQFTHHGRQLAVMEWGPADGVPVVALHGWLDNAASFSLLAENLPELRIIALDFAGHGFSDHLSGGQSYCSWDHVADVYALLDELKLKQVALLGHSLGAGVATLLAGAFPERISQLFLIDGLVPLTYPVEELPQLMAKAVRRGARLSSRRLKPYASFEQAVAARVNSRWPVSESAAIALLERGLQQTDQGWVWRSDMALTQPSLLRMCESQLQAFVQQLSMPVLLVMAERGEELVLIQPMLEQVPDLTLHTLKGSHHLHLEAEPAKFISELMRERLGLENQC
- the moaC gene encoding cyclic pyranopterin monophosphate synthase MoaC, which gives rise to MSEVISELTHINASGEANMVDVSDKAVTVREARAEAWVLMAKETLALIVNGQHHKGDVFATARIAGIMAAKKTAELIPLCHPLALSKVEVQLTPNAERGGVHIQSYCKLAGQTGVEMEALTAASIAALTIYDMCKAVQKDMIIDGVRLLEKRGGKSGDFNA
- the ald gene encoding alanine dehydrogenase — encoded protein: MFIGVPREIKNHEYRVGLTPGGVKELVLDGHQVLVECGAGAGIGLADAEYATAGAELVADARDIYARCDLIIKVKEPQPHECQQLRAGQVLFTYLHLAPDLAQTQSLLASGCTAIAYETVTDHKGGLPLLAPMSEVAGRMAIQAGAHCLEKAQGGRGVLLGGVPGVSPARVLVLGGGVVGVNAARMAMGLGADVTLVDSSLTRLKELDALYGPNLKTLYSTVDNIERELSRSELVIGAVLIPGAAAPKLVTKQMLALMPKGAVMVDVAIDQGGCFETSRVTTHQDPTYEVDGVVHYCVANMPGAVAYTSTFALTNATLPYVKALANLGWQAALRQDAHLAQGLNVHEGLVICPAVAEAHGLSHTPLQQVLAAV
- a CDS encoding DUF1289 domain-containing protein, with the translated sequence MEQLEFFDVPSPCISVCQVNNRGYCKGCFRSRDERFNWLKFSAGQKREVIRLCQDRKRRVLAAARKKQLELAFDDEQTPPQDSLPL
- the moaE gene encoding molybdopterin synthase catalytic subunit MoaE, translating into MSQTQVQVQTQVQVQTADFDMAAEYAALSESHQTGAVVTFVGKVREMNDGALVSGLTLEHYPGMTEKALHGIVEQAQARWPLLGCKVIHRVGALALGDQIVFVGVASQHRDAAFAACQFMMDYLKTQAPFWKKEQTTQGAVWVEAKDSDTQAASNWD
- a CDS encoding MetQ/NlpA family ABC transporter substrate-binding protein is translated as MSSSLFRGSLLAFALAAFSGSVLAIDTDKKEIVIGTTVGDFADMVTESVKPYLEQQGYKVKLVEFTDYVMPNIALSEGSIDVNCFQHQPYLESFIKDRQLELSPITQVPTGPMGVYAGKLHMLDKVKTGSTVAIPNDPSNQARALLMLADLGWITLKADIDPLKASEFDIAENNKGIKLLMLEAAQLPRARADVDFAVINGNYAASSGIAFTDGLFLERSYDFINWVVVRSADQDAPFVQDVIDAYNSTAFKDYAVKRFEGYKYPESWKP
- the moaB gene encoding molybdenum cofactor biosynthesis protein B, with translation MSHADLAFVPLKIAVLTVSDTRDESTDTSGQYLVKAITQAGHQLADKAILKDDKYQLRARVSGWIASPEVQVVLITGGTGFTGRDTTPEAIAPLLDSHIDGFGELFRHLTYQELGTSTVQSRALGGLANRTAIFCLPGSTGACRTGWTGILAEQLDSRHKPCNFVQHLIEVE
- a CDS encoding ArsC family reductase is translated as MTIKLYGIKNCDTIKKARKWLAEREISYQFIDHRIDGLDPAQLKAWLAQLGWEAVLNKRGTTYRALTEQQKTDLNSETAFELLLAQPAMIKRPLLQVNDQLYLGFNDTLYSELFSQ